In Xanthomonas theicola, a single genomic region encodes these proteins:
- a CDS encoding APC family permease: MATQGKFHKRLNLTDLTFIGLGSIFGSGWLFSASHVSAIAGPAGIVSWIAGGVAVLLLGLVYCELGAALPRAGGVVRYPEYSHGALLGWLMGFITLIAFSSLIAIEVEAARQYAAAWFPSLNQAGSSHPSVGGWLLQLALLVAFFLLNYFSVKTFATANNIVSVFKFLVPVLVIVLLMAHFNPQNLHVQGFAPSGAAGVEAAISAGGIIFAYLGLTPIVSVASEVRNPQRNIPIALILSVALSTVVYVLLQLAFLGSVPATYLAQGWGGIDKAFALPYHDIALALGMGWLAALVICDAMISPSGTGNIYMNATPRVVYGWARSGGFLPVLTRIDAKSGIPRPALWLSLALSVFWTLPFPSWETLIQVVSAALVLSYAVAPVTVAALRRSAPQLPRPFLLRGFAVLGPLSFIVAALIVYWSTWSTLSWLLGLQIAMFALYVLYKLPSAAGRAQLWRQVRGALWLIGFFAMLLLVSCLGTFGGSGWIAHPWDTLSVAAIAFGCYHWGARTGLRSDQLALEEDDGE; encoded by the coding sequence ATGGCCACACAAGGCAAGTTCCACAAGCGTCTGAACCTGACCGACCTGACTTTCATCGGGCTCGGTTCGATCTTCGGCTCCGGTTGGCTGTTCTCGGCCAGCCACGTGTCGGCCATCGCCGGCCCGGCCGGCATCGTGTCGTGGATCGCCGGGGGCGTGGCGGTGCTGCTGCTGGGCCTGGTGTATTGCGAACTGGGCGCGGCGCTGCCGCGCGCCGGCGGGGTGGTGCGCTATCCAGAGTATTCGCACGGCGCGCTGCTCGGCTGGCTGATGGGCTTCATCACCCTGATCGCGTTCTCCAGCCTGATCGCGATCGAGGTCGAGGCGGCGCGCCAGTACGCCGCGGCCTGGTTCCCGTCGCTGAACCAGGCCGGCAGCAGTCATCCCAGCGTCGGCGGCTGGCTGTTGCAGCTCGCGCTGCTGGTGGCGTTCTTCCTGCTCAACTATTTCAGCGTCAAGACCTTCGCCACCGCCAACAACATCGTCAGCGTGTTCAAGTTCCTGGTGCCGGTGCTGGTGATCGTGCTGCTGATGGCGCACTTCAATCCGCAGAACCTGCACGTGCAGGGTTTCGCACCGTCGGGCGCGGCCGGCGTGGAGGCGGCGATCTCGGCCGGCGGCATCATCTTCGCCTACCTGGGGCTGACCCCGATCGTGTCGGTGGCCAGCGAGGTGCGCAATCCGCAGCGCAACATCCCGATCGCATTGATCCTGTCGGTGGCGCTGTCCACGGTCGTCTACGTGCTGCTGCAGCTGGCGTTCCTGGGCAGCGTGCCGGCCACGTACCTGGCGCAGGGTTGGGGCGGCATCGACAAGGCGTTCGCGCTGCCGTACCACGACATCGCGCTGGCGCTGGGCATGGGCTGGCTGGCGGCGCTGGTGATCTGCGATGCGATGATCTCGCCCAGCGGCACCGGCAACATCTACATGAACGCCACCCCGCGCGTGGTCTACGGCTGGGCGCGCAGCGGCGGCTTCCTGCCGGTGCTGACCCGGATCGATGCCAAGTCCGGCATCCCGCGCCCGGCGCTGTGGCTGAGCCTGGCGCTGTCGGTGTTCTGGACCCTGCCGTTCCCGTCGTGGGAAACGTTGATCCAGGTGGTGTCGGCGGCGCTGGTACTGAGCTATGCGGTGGCGCCGGTGACCGTGGCCGCGCTGCGCCGCAGCGCGCCGCAGCTACCGCGGCCGTTCCTGCTGCGCGGCTTTGCCGTCCTCGGCCCGTTGTCGTTCATCGTCGCCGCGCTGATCGTCTACTGGTCCACCTGGAGCACGCTGTCGTGGCTGCTCGGCCTGCAGATCGCGATGTTCGCGCTGTACGTGCTGTACAAGCTGCCGAGCGCGGCCGGGCGCGCGCAGTTGTGGCGGCAGGTGCGCGGCGCGCTGTGGCTGATCGGGTTCTTCGCCATGCTGCTGCTGGTGTCCTGCCTGGGCACCTTCGGCGGCAGCGGCTGGATCGCGCATCCCTGGGACACGCTCAGCGTCGCCGCGATCGCGTTCGGCTGCTACCACTGGGGCGCGCGCACCGGGCTGCGCAGCGACCAGCTGGCGCTGGAAGAGGACGACGGGGAGTGA
- a CDS encoding DUF885 domain-containing protein: protein MNLSPRLRAPLLLAIVCALAGQGARAAAPVQAAAAPVASAAAARFKALYLREWKWRQAQFAGADDEDSQGAAADHLPKVDLATQNQRTTYWQQVLRELDAIDQAQLSAQDQVNYQVYRQQLQVLLDQQRFRGWEMPFNSDSAFWSDLGFTARSTLHSRQDYQRYLGQLADIRRYFDEQIANMRAGLARGFAQPKVTLDGRDQSIAEVAQAQGERNLFYTPFKRMPAAIPAAVQAQLRAQARTAIAQQVVPAYAKLLRFMCEEYLPKVRPALAAESLPDGAAYYRAQIREYTTLDMSPEQIHAVGLKEVARLRKEMDQAIADSGFKTPPGQQTFPAFLHYLRTDPKFYAKTPEELLKDAAWIAKRVDAKVGDYIGRLPRRRFAIEPVPAELAPFYTGGRGGPGIYLVNTYDLPSRPLYNLTALTLHESSPGHALQMPLAAEQDDLPDFRRYTFISAYGEGWAVYSEYLGLEMGLYDTPYDRFGYLTYQMWRACRLVIDTGIHHDGWSRAQAQAFLRDNTALSEHEVTTEVDRYIAWPGQALSYYLGELKILELRRKAEQALGEKFDIRAFHDAILETGSVPLPVLEQRIDRFIADGGTSPWSEPSATSGQH, encoded by the coding sequence ATGAACCTCAGTCCCCGACTCCGTGCGCCGCTGCTGCTGGCGATCGTCTGTGCGCTCGCCGGGCAGGGCGCCCGCGCGGCGGCGCCGGTGCAAGCCGCCGCCGCGCCCGTCGCCAGCGCCGCCGCCGCGCGCTTCAAGGCGCTGTACCTGCGCGAATGGAAGTGGCGCCAGGCGCAGTTCGCTGGCGCCGACGACGAGGACAGCCAGGGCGCCGCGGCCGACCATCTGCCGAAAGTGGACCTGGCCACGCAGAACCAGCGCACCACATACTGGCAGCAGGTGCTGCGCGAACTGGACGCGATCGACCAGGCGCAGCTGTCGGCGCAGGACCAGGTGAACTACCAGGTCTACCGGCAGCAGTTGCAGGTGTTGCTCGACCAGCAGCGCTTCCGCGGCTGGGAGATGCCGTTCAACAGCGACAGCGCGTTCTGGAGCGATCTGGGCTTCACCGCACGCAGCACGCTGCACAGCCGCCAGGACTACCAGCGCTACCTCGGCCAGCTGGCCGACATCCGGCGCTACTTCGACGAGCAGATCGCCAACATGCGCGCCGGCCTGGCGCGCGGTTTCGCGCAGCCGAAGGTCACCCTGGACGGCCGCGACCAGTCGATCGCCGAGGTCGCCCAGGCGCAGGGCGAGCGGAACCTGTTCTACACGCCCTTCAAGCGGATGCCGGCGGCGATTCCCGCCGCGGTGCAGGCGCAGTTGCGCGCGCAGGCGCGCACGGCGATCGCGCAGCAGGTGGTTCCGGCCTACGCCAAGCTGCTGCGCTTCATGTGCGAGGAATACCTGCCGAAGGTGCGCCCGGCGCTGGCCGCCGAGTCGCTGCCCGACGGCGCCGCCTACTACCGCGCGCAGATCCGCGAATACACCACGTTGGACATGAGCCCGGAGCAGATCCACGCGGTCGGGTTGAAGGAAGTGGCGCGGCTGCGCAAGGAGATGGACCAGGCGATCGCCGACAGCGGCTTCAAGACCCCACCCGGGCAGCAGACGTTCCCGGCGTTCCTGCATTACCTGCGCACCGATCCGAAGTTCTACGCCAAGACCCCCGAGGAACTGCTCAAGGACGCGGCCTGGATCGCCAAGCGGGTGGACGCCAAGGTCGGCGACTACATCGGCCGCCTGCCGCGGCGCCGCTTCGCGATCGAACCGGTGCCGGCGGAACTGGCGCCGTTCTACACCGGCGGCCGCGGCGGCCCGGGCATCTATCTGGTCAACACCTACGACCTGCCGTCGCGGCCGCTGTACAACCTGACCGCACTGACCCTGCACGAATCCTCGCCCGGCCACGCACTGCAGATGCCGCTGGCGGCCGAGCAGGACGACCTGCCGGACTTCCGCCGCTACACCTTCATTTCCGCCTACGGCGAGGGGTGGGCGGTGTACTCGGAGTACCTGGGCCTGGAGATGGGCCTGTACGACACCCCGTACGACCGCTTCGGCTACCTGACCTATCAGATGTGGCGCGCGTGCCGGCTGGTCATCGACACCGGCATCCACCACGACGGCTGGAGCCGCGCGCAGGCGCAGGCCTTCCTGCGCGACAACACCGCGCTGAGCGAGCATGAGGTGACCACCGAGGTGGACCGCTACATCGCCTGGCCCGGGCAGGCGCTGTCGTACTACCTGGGCGAGCTGAAAATCCTGGAATTGCGGCGCAAGGCCGAGCAGGCGCTGGGTGAGAAGTTCGACATCCGCGCCTTCCACGATGCGATCCTGGAAACCGGCTCGGTGCCGCTGCCGGTGCTGGAGCAGCGCATCGACCGCTTCATCGCCGACGGCGGCACGTCGCCGTGGTCGGAGCCATCCGCCACGTCCGGGCAGCACTAA
- a CDS encoding S9 family peptidase — protein sequence MNRFVASIVLAAASFAGHAQAAPGAADYQRSLGLREAWMTLTEHVAWPAQWRDDGAFYYRKTVPGGFAFVREDVAGQRKRPAFDAARLARALSTAAGIDYPALRLPFERFAYVAEADRADAAIVFQIDEVPWRCTLTDYVCARLDTGSQPRPRGFGVVRDPAVAADNTPRRSPDGRWDAFGDGHDIVLRSAADGHVLRLSEDGRADDFYDPETLAWSPDSQRLAVYRVRPGFVRRVTRVEAAPPGGGQPRVRTQLYPKPGDAVDIERPVLFDLAGVSAGAGARRIAIDDALFANPYQLSPIQWRKDGRSFVFDYVQRGFQRVRAIAVDAASGRAHVAVGEDARTFVYADRRYRHDVDGLGKEILWISERDGWRHLYLFDGVSGKLKTQITKGQWIVREVLRVDDAQRRIWFSASGMDAGRDPYHRQLFAVDFDGGRLTRLTTADADHDVAIADDGRRYVDTYSRPDLAPVMELHAIDGTLLQVVERGDIGRLQAAGWRAPQTFVAKGRDGRTDIWGIVVRPRDYDPRKRYPVIENIYAGPHDNFVPKTFWPFGYHAGGDKQIGMQAQADLGFIVVMIDGMGTANRSKAFHDVAWKNLGDSGFPDRIAWHKALAAQDPSYDIGRVGIYGASAGGQSTLGALERHPDFYKVGVAYAGCYDNRMDKISWNEQWMGWPVDASYAAASGVDNASKLRGELLLIVGEQDSNVDPASTARVVEALIQAGKDFDLLGVPGGEHSVGRSSGPIDYVQRRQYDFFVRHLLGAPTPRWNELDSRPAR from the coding sequence ATGAACAGATTCGTTGCATCGATCGTGCTGGCCGCGGCGTCCTTCGCCGGCCACGCCCAGGCCGCGCCGGGCGCCGCCGACTACCAGCGCTCGCTGGGCCTGCGCGAGGCATGGATGACGCTGACCGAGCACGTCGCCTGGCCAGCGCAATGGCGCGACGACGGCGCGTTCTACTACCGCAAGACGGTGCCCGGCGGTTTCGCCTTCGTGCGCGAGGACGTGGCCGGCCAGCGCAAGCGGCCGGCGTTCGATGCGGCGCGGCTGGCGCGGGCGCTGAGCACGGCGGCCGGCATCGACTATCCGGCGCTGCGGCTGCCGTTCGAGCGCTTCGCCTATGTGGCCGAGGCAGACCGCGCCGACGCCGCGATCGTGTTCCAGATCGATGAGGTGCCGTGGCGCTGCACGCTGACCGACTACGTATGCGCGCGCCTGGACACAGGTTCGCAGCCGCGCCCACGCGGCTTCGGCGTGGTCCGCGATCCGGCGGTCGCCGCCGACAACACGCCGCGGCGCTCGCCGGACGGGCGCTGGGACGCGTTCGGCGACGGCCACGACATCGTGCTGCGCAGTGCCGCCGACGGCCACGTGCTGCGCCTCAGCGAGGACGGTCGCGCCGACGACTTCTACGATCCGGAAACGCTGGCCTGGTCGCCGGATTCGCAGCGGCTGGCGGTGTACCGGGTGCGCCCGGGTTTCGTGCGGCGGGTGACGCGGGTGGAGGCGGCGCCGCCCGGCGGCGGCCAGCCGCGGGTGCGCACCCAGCTGTATCCCAAGCCCGGCGATGCGGTGGATATCGAGCGGCCGGTGCTGTTCGACCTCGCCGGGGTGTCCGCCGGCGCCGGCGCGCGCCGCATCGCCATCGACGACGCGCTGTTCGCCAATCCGTACCAACTGTCGCCGATCCAGTGGCGCAAGGACGGTCGCAGCTTCGTGTTCGACTACGTGCAGCGCGGCTTCCAGCGCGTGCGTGCGATCGCGGTGGACGCCGCCAGCGGCCGCGCGCACGTGGCGGTGGGCGAGGACGCCAGGACCTTCGTCTACGCCGACCGCCGCTACCGCCACGACGTGGACGGACTCGGCAAGGAGATCCTGTGGATTTCCGAGCGCGACGGCTGGCGTCATCTCTATCTGTTCGACGGCGTGAGCGGCAAGCTCAAGACCCAGATCACCAAGGGCCAGTGGATCGTGCGCGAGGTGCTGCGCGTGGACGATGCGCAGCGCCGCATCTGGTTCTCCGCCAGCGGCATGGACGCGGGCAGGGATCCGTATCATCGCCAGCTGTTCGCGGTGGATTTCGACGGCGGCCGGCTGACCCGGCTGACCACGGCCGATGCCGACCACGACGTGGCCATCGCCGACGACGGCCGCCGCTACGTGGACACCTATTCGCGCCCGGACCTGGCGCCGGTGATGGAACTGCACGCCATCGACGGTACGCTGTTGCAGGTGGTGGAACGTGGCGACATTGGCCGGCTGCAGGCCGCCGGCTGGCGCGCGCCGCAGACCTTCGTGGCCAAGGGCCGCGACGGCCGCACCGACATCTGGGGCATCGTGGTGCGCCCGCGCGACTACGATCCGCGCAAGCGATACCCGGTGATCGAGAACATCTACGCCGGCCCGCACGACAACTTCGTGCCCAAGACCTTCTGGCCGTTCGGCTACCACGCCGGCGGCGACAAGCAGATCGGCATGCAGGCGCAGGCGGACCTGGGCTTCATCGTGGTGATGATCGACGGCATGGGCACCGCCAACCGCTCCAAGGCATTCCACGACGTGGCCTGGAAGAACCTCGGCGATTCCGGTTTCCCCGACCGCATCGCCTGGCACAAGGCGCTGGCGGCGCAGGATCCGTCCTACGACATCGGCCGCGTCGGCATCTACGGCGCCTCGGCCGGCGGCCAGAGCACGCTCGGCGCGCTGGAGCGGCATCCGGATTTCTACAAGGTGGGCGTGGCCTATGCCGGCTGCTACGACAACCGCATGGACAAGATCAGCTGGAACGAGCAGTGGATGGGTTGGCCGGTGGACGCCAGCTATGCCGCTGCGTCCGGCGTGGACAATGCCTCCAAATTGCGCGGCGAACTGCTGCTGATCGTCGGCGAGCAGGACAGCAACGTCGACCCGGCCTCGACCGCGCGAGTGGTGGAGGCGCTGATCCAGGCCGGCAAGGACTTCGACCTGCTCGGCGTGCCCGGCGGCGAGCACTCGGTGGGCCGGTCCAGCGGCCCGATCGACTACGTGCAGCGGCGTCAGTACGACTTCTTCGTGCGGCACCTGCTGGGTGCGCCGACGCCGCGGTGGAATGAACTGGACAGCCGACCGGCGCGATGA